The Leptospira tipperaryensis genomic sequence ACAAAAAAATTGATTTTAAAACGGAGACGTTATGAAGGGAAAGAAGATCGGAATTTTAGGATCAGGAATTGTCGGGCAGACTTTAGCCAACGGATTCCTTAAGTATGGAGCGGAAGTAAAAATCGGAACGAGAGATCCCGAAAAACTCAAAGACTGGTTGTCCAAGGCGGACAAGGGAGCTTCGGTCGGTTCCTTTGCGGAAGCCGCGAAGTTCGGTGAAATTCTCGTCCTAGCTTCGAAAGGAAACGCTGCGAAGGAAGTTTTAAAACTTGCAGGAGGTGATTCCTTAGACGGTAAGACGATCCTCGATACTACAAATCCGATCGGAGATCAAGCGCCTGTTAACGGAGTTTTGAATTTTTTTACATCGTATAACGAATCTCTTATGGAGCAAATCCAGAAAGAATATCCGAAGGCGAATTTTGTAAAGTGTTTCAGCTCGGTCGGTAGTTCTTTGATGGTGGATCCTCAACTGAAAGGTGGAAAACCGAGTATGTTTATCTGCGGGAATGAAGAGAACGCAAAAAAACAAACAAAAGAAATCTTGGATACTTTCGGCTGGGAAACGGAAGATATGGGGAAGGTCGAAGCGGCTCGTGCGATCGAACCGCTTTGTATTCTCTGGTGTATCCCCGGATTCTTATCACAGTCTTGGACACACGCGTTTAAACTCTTAAAATAAACGATTAGGGTTTGGGTTTACTCGAAGCGGATCTGGATTTTGTTCCTCCCGCCGCTTCGAGAAGCGGTATGATCGCAGTTCGTTCATAAGCGGTTGCTAATGATAGCGCCGTGTAACCGTCCACTTGGTAGTTCGGATCCGCTTTTTTCTCCAGAAGAATTTTTGTGAGTTCGGGAAGATCGAAGTAAACGGAAAGATGAAGAATTCTCCAGCCCTTACTTTCCGTATTCGGATCAGCGCCTTCGCTTAACAAACGGAGCGCCGTTTTCAAATCCTTCTTATATGCTGCCTTGATGAGGGCATTGTTTTTGGAGGTTTGTTCCTCCGGAGTCAAAGAAACGGGATTGTTCGCGGGTTTTGTTTCTTCAGTGGTCGTTTGGTTGGAAAGTTTTCCGTTCGGGTTCCCGGCGAATGCGTAGTCGAAAATCACTTTGGCTTCTTGAACGCCCCTATGATAAAAAAGTTTTCCGCCGGAGAATTCAGGATGATCCAGCTTTGTAACTTCGGAGAGTTTTGTCTGTGTGTCATAGACTCCTCCGAAATTCTTTCCCGTAAAAAGATCCGCGATGATACTCTGCGCCGTCCAAGGCGCCCATGTCGCATAATATCCTTGAAAGCCTGCCTTTAAAAATGGAGCCGAATACATAGAAACTCTATATTTTGTTTCCTCAGCGTCTATGACTCCCATATCATAAGCCATGTTTCCCGCGGTGAAACAAGCACCGAGAAAGAGAACCACCGCGCCCTGGGCCGGCTTTAGAGAATTCTCCACCTCGTCATTGGAAACAAATTTTCCCTTTAACGCAAATCCCCCCACGTATTTCTGATGAAAAGGGGAGTTGGTAAGATTACTTCCGATTCCGTGTCCCGCATAGAGGACGATGTTCGCACCTTTGATTGCCTCTTTGATTTGTTCCCAAGGTGTTCGCGGGCTATAAAATTCGGCGACTTGTACTCCGCGAGATTTAAGAACCTTTGTCACTTCTTGCATATTCTTAATATATCCTAACGTGCCGGGTCCATTGTCTCCGTCCACGTCTCCGACCAAGGCGACTGCCTTATATCCGTTTCCGGAAATTGCCGCGTCCGGTAAGTTGGCGCGCTTTGATATTTTGAGGAGGGATTCTCCGATTGCATGGTTGGGATGTTCGCCTTCGGAAAGAATCGGTAGGGCAAGAAAGGTGAGCAAGAGGATCTTTGTAAGATTCATAGAGGAAGTAATGTAAGAAAGAAATTTCCAATGTCAAGGAGAAGTAGGTCTTAAAAATGTTTCCGGTGAGAAAAAAAATTCTAAAATTGGAATCGTCGAGAAGTGGATTGGGAACCGTTCCGGGTATGGATATTCTTTTTTTAAGTTCGGAAAATAAGATTCAATCTGCGTTGATCGAAGGTGAGTTAGGAACCGACTCGATTCTGATTCCGCTTTCCTACTGGGATGTGTTAAGCGCCGATGAAAAGAGAATTCTTCGGAGAAAGCTCCCGTATCTTTTAAGGAAATATACGAAGTATGTGAGTTGTCTGAAGAGATTGCATTGGAGAGCGGGGAAGATTAAATACAATCGGGGCGTCGGGAAAATGAAGAAGATGAGTATTCGAGTGAATACCGGGGCTTGGGCTGTTTTGGGGGCTCTTGCGGTCGCACATGGGGTTTCGAGGTGTTATCTTTTTAATTATATGCTTTGGTTAGACGACGTTGGAGTCGGAGATTCTGTCGTGGAAACTTTAAACCAAGGAGTTCCTAAGTTTCACGGGTCCTACAGAATGATCTGGACGCTCGATTTACGACAAAATCTCATCTCACGAGAACTGGACTTCGAACCAAACCCAATGACGGACACTTTCCCCTATCACCTGCAGCCCAACAGCGCCTAACGTCAACCCAAACTCGCAAAAACAAACCGCCCCAACCCCTCAAGGACTCGAACCCACTTCGAGCCCCTCACCTCCCCACGAACATTACTCGACGCTTCTCTCCTCACCTCTCAAAAGAACTCTGTTCAAAATCGGTTTCACCTTAGGATAAGAATCTTCCCAAGAAGAATCACTCTCCAAAAGATTTCTCGAAGAAATCGAATCATCCGAAGACAACTCGATCTCCAAGGACCTGGAAGCGCCACCCGAAGGTTTTGTAAAATTCGACAAGACGTCTCCGCCTTTGATAATCGAATGTGAAGGAGAATTCAAAACTGCGAATATAATATGTTTTGCATATGTCAGGCCCGCTCTTGTCCTCGGAGAAGAAAGAGGTTCCATCGGAATCCAACCGAAGGACGGGTGCCAGACTTCCGCAATCTTATGATTTAGTTCCACCTTCGTAGAAACCGGAAGCCAGTTCCAAGCGAGCCTCGCAGGAATCCCGGCGCTTCTCAAGAGGGCGATCTGAGCGTAACTGTGTTCGGTGCAAGAACCGTGACCGTTTTGAAGAACGTTGGGCGCCGCGTCGAAACGACCGTCTTGTTTGTAGACCAGATTTTTCGTGATATGTTTATAGACCGCTTGGATATAACCTTCCACACTTGCCGTCTCCGATTTGAGTTGATCGCGAACGGAAGTGATTCCTGGATCGTTGATCAAATAGACCGATTTATCTTCTAAGAATTGATTCCACTTCCGATCGACCTTCCAATCCTCCCAAGAAGTTTTGAAATTGGAGAGTCCGGAGTCCAGATTGAATCTTGCGATCTTCGCGGAATAGACGACTTCCGTCCAAGACTGACCAGCGGATAAGGTGGGAATTTTTACAAACAGAGTTCGATTTCCTTGCGCGTCTTCCTGAAAGGAGCCGAACTTTGTAACGGATTCTTCGCTTAGAATCTGCGATGCTGTTTCTTTAGGAGGAATCGCAACCGCGATTTCGGATTCCGGAGAATCCTTCTCCTTCGCAGTAACCGTAATGGAGAATGAAATTTTTTCTTTCTTCGGAGCAAAACGATAACTCAGATTCCCTTTGAGAATCTGGTTTCCAGCGACGACGGGATAAAACTGGTTTCCGATCTTGATTAGATTTTGATAATATCCTTTATCCGGATCCATCAACGCGAAGTCGTTTCCTCGACAGGCCAACTTAGGAGCCAGTTTTCCGTCGATCTTAACCGAAAAACGATCTCGTATGGAGTTTAGAATCGGATTGTAAGAATGGAGATTAGAATCTCCGTCGTTGTTCCAGAGAAAAATTTCCTTATCGGAGCAGGCATAAGCCTGAGCGATTTTTGTAATAGGAACGTTCTTACTTTCGATCTCGTTTCCGTTTTCTTTATCATAAAAAGTGAATGTGTTTCCCTGGATCCCGAAAAGTTTTTCCTGAAAAAAACCGATGGACGTCCAACCGGAGTTCGTCGCGGGGAATGGAACCCTTCTCTTGACTTCGAAAGAATCGATATCGATTACTGCGATTTCCTTTTTCAATCTCGCATAGACTTGATTCTTAACCTTGTCCCAAGCCAAACCTCGAACCGGTTCTCCGAAATCGATTCGCTTCGAATCTCCGTTTTTAAGATTTCGCAGAATCAAACCGTGACTTTCTTTTCCATTTTCACCCGGAAGAATCGCGGGCCAAAAAAGCCAATTCCCCGCGATCAAGGCTCCTTGAAAACTCCGGACTTTTTCATCGATAGACGGAGGAACGATCTCTGTATAATCTTCTTTTTCAACGGTCTCCCAGCCTAATACCGGATAGGCGGACTGAGAAAAAAGAGGGGCGGTCGCAAAGGCCAAACCAAGAATGAAAAGTGGAAAACGAGTTTTGAAGGACATGACAGGATCCGACTCGAACAAAGCTTTGATTCCAACTTTTCAAAATTCTAAAAACGGGAATCTAACAAAAAATCGAACCGCCAAAATCCAAAACGATCGACCGCAAAATCGTATCGAAACAAAGAGCTTCTCTCTAAAACCGAAAAGAGAATCTGTAAGAGTTCCTACAAGCCTCTTACCATTTCGCTCTTTTTAACGACCTCCGGAGATTCTTTCCGTAGATTGAAAACGGAGGAGTTCCCACACTTACAGATTTTGGAAAAGATGAAAGGCCGATCCAAATTCTAAAATAAAAAGAATTCAGAGGACCCGCTTGGAAAGAATTTTCGATCGTTGCCTTTCGACTTCCGAAACATCGAATCCGAAATTTTCAAAGCAGCCCTTGATAATCAGAAAGAGCGACAACGCGAACTCAGGCTTTCAGATGTCTTTTGATTTCATCCAGGGCAAGAGATTCTAAGATTTCAAAATTTGTGGAGCTGGAGTAGGGAAGATTTTCGATCAATCTTAGACCGAAGTTTCCGTAGTCGTTCTTGATCCATTTTTTGAGTTGAAGAAGAGTTTCTTTCGAACGATCTCCGGAAGGAACTGCTTTTCGAATAAATTCCAGAAGTTCTACGATCCCGACCTTTGTTTTTGTGGAAGTTTTAAAAACGGGAGGAAGATTTTTTCCCGGCATCATATCTTTTAAGAATTCCAGAGTTGTAATCAACATGTGATAGCTCGAATTCGCGAGTTGTTCTTCGTCACATTTGTTCAAAATAAAAGAATCCGGAACTTCCATAATTCCACTCTTCATAAACTGAACCTGATCCCCGCCTAACGGTTGCAAGACGAGAAAGGAAAGATCCGTGAGCTTGGAGACTTCGATTTCGTTTTGCCCGATCCCGACGGTTTCAATAAAGACATAACGAAAAAAACAACGCAAAAGACGTATGACGTGATACGTGTAAGGATTGACTCCTCCGAGTTCGAGTTGGCTCGGTTGGGAACGAAAGTAGATTCTTTTTTCTCTCGCCGGAAGAGAAAGCCTGGTTCGATCTCCCAAAAGGGAACCGCCCGAGATATGACTCGAAGGATCGATCGCAACGATCGCCATCGTCTCTTCGTTTTTTTCTTTTAAGAATTGAGTCGCGAGTTCTCCGAGTAAGGAAGACTTTCCCGCGCCCGGAGTTCCTGTAAAACCGATGGTCAAAGAATTTCTTCCGGTCAAACCTCGATTGTAGAGTTCTTCAAAAAGATTTTTTCTGAATTCAAAAGAGTCGGTTCTTTCTAGACCGGAGATGAGTTTCGCGAGAGGAAATTTTTCTCCCTCTCGCGCACCCTCGATGAGTTCCGCGAGTTCTGTCTTAGATGGATTCACAGACATTTCCGAAGAGGACGCGTTATGCGGCTTTTACGGTTTTGGAAATGATATCGATGATTTTTTCCATCACGTCCATCAAATCGTAATCCTTCGGAGTAAAGATCGCCTTGACACCGAGTTTTAAAAGAGCGTCGAAATCTCCCGGAGGAATGATCCCGCCAAAAACGACGGGAATGTTCGCTTTGTAGTGTTTTAATTCCTGGAAGATCTGTTCCGCGAGTTCTTGGTGAGAACCCGAAAGGATCGAAACTCCGATCACGTCCGCGTTTTCTTCCACGGCGGTCTGAACGATTTCCTCCGGTGTTAAACGAATTCCGGAATAGATCACGTCAAAGCCCGCGTGTTTTGCGGAAACCGCGATCATTTCGGCTCCGTTGGAATGTCCGTCTAACCCCGGTTTGCCGACTACGATCTTCGGTCTAGAACCGTTTGCTTTTAAGAAGGCCTCGACTTTCCCTCTGACTCTCGTTACCTTTTCGGTTTCTAGATTGAGTTTTTGTCCCTCGACTCCGGTAGAAGGTCTGTATTCTCCGAAAACGGATCTTAAAACGTCGGCCCATTCTCCCGTGGAAACTCCGGCCTTGGCGCATTCAATCGAAGCGGTCATCAGATTCTTATTTGCTTTTGCGTCGGCTTCGAGATTGGCAAGAGCGGTCTTTACTTGATTCGCGTCTCGTTTTTCTTTTGTCTTCGCCAAAACTTTGAGAGTTTCTTCCGCGGACTTAGGATCCACTTTGAAAACACCACCGTCTTGGTCGGTCATCAGAGGGGATTCGATTCCTTCGGTCCACTTGTTCTTTCCGACGATGATGAGTTCGTTGTTGTTGATCTTTGCGAGACGTTCCGCTTGCGATTTGACGAGTTGCGATTTCATATAACCGTTCTCGATCGCCTTGATCGCTCCGCCCATATCCAGAATTTTTTGAATTTCTTTGTAGGCTTCTTCTTTGAGATCCTTTACTTTGCTCTCTACTACTTTAGAACCTTCGAATAGATCGGGATACTCTAGTAAGTCCGTTTCGTACGCGAGAACTTGTTGAAGTCTCAGAGACCACTGTTGATCCCAAGGTCTTGGAAGAGAAAGGGCTTCGTTCCAAGCGGGAAGTTGAAGCGCTCTACAACGAGCGTCCCGGCTCATGGTGACGCCTAACGCTTCGATGAGAATTCTCCAGGCGTTGTTTTCCGGTTGTTCTTCGGTGAGACCGAGAGAGTTTACCTGAACCCCGTAACGGAAACGACGATACTTTTCCTGTTTTACTTGATAACGATCTCTTGTGATCTCGTCCCACATATCGGTGAAGGCGCGCATCTTGCACATCTCTTCCACAAAACGAATTCCCGCGTTTACAAAGAACGAAATTCTTCCCACGCACTGTTCGAATTCGTCCGGAGTAAAACAGTTTCTTTCTTTGATCGCGTCTAGAATTGCGATCGCGGTTGCGAGAGCGAAGGCGAGTTCCTGCACCGGAGTTGCGCCGGCTTCCTGCAAGTGATACGAACAGATGTTAGATGGATTCCATTTCGGAATGTTTTTCAAACTGTATTCATACATGTCCACGATCACACGGATGGATTGTGCGGGTGGGAAGATGTAAGTCCCTCTTGCGAGGTATTCTTTGATGATGTCGTTTTGTGTGGTTCCTTGGAGGAGTCCGATGTCCACTCCTCTTTCTTGGGCAAGGGCGACGTAAAGAGACAGAAGATACATCGAAGTCCCGTTGATCGTCATCGATGTGTTCATTTCCTCGAGAGGAATCTGGTCGAAGAGAATTCTAAAATCCTCAAGGGTGTTGATCGGAACTCCGACTTTCCCGATTTCGGGTCTTGCGATCGGATGATCGGAGCTGTAACCGCACTGAGTCGCGAGGTCGAAGGCGATGGAGAGTCCGGTTTGACCTTTGGAGAGGTTTTTTCGGAAGAGTTCGTTCGATTCTCTCGCGTTTGTGTGTCCCGCGTAGGTTCGGAAGATCCAGGCTGGCTCTTTGGAAGGCTTCCCGGCTTTGTCGTAAAGGATATGATCTTTATTTTCCATGAATTCTGTCCCGATTCGAGGTTCTCATTGTTACTTCAAAATGTGTTGGTAGAATTTCACCTCAATTTTTATCCTTGCTCTGATTTCCGCAAAAACCCTACGGACCCGCAATGGATTTAGAAAGAAGCAACAAAGCCAACCCAATCTACCTTTTTCTCTCGGCGATCGGCCTTTCAGTCGTGCTTTCCGTCCTTTATAACTGGTTCGGAGAACCTCTGAATCCGGAAGCGATGAGCGTTCTTGCAAACCTTCGTTCTCTTACGGAAGAGGGAAAATTTTTCTCCGATCAAGCTCCGCTTTCCTTTTTCATTCTGGATTTTTGGAAATCGATCACCGGGCTCAACTATACCACGGCTTTTTATTCTCTCTCCGCTTTTATTTTTTCATTTTGTATTCACGTGATCGGCCTGACTCTTCAGAGAGAAAAATGGAAACCGAATCATTATTTGATCTGTTATCTTTCGGCTCTGACTCCACTTAGTTTTTCGATACCATTGTATTTTTATCCTGAGTTGTTCAGTCTTGCCTTTCTGTTGATTCTCTTTCTTGCATTTAGAATGGAAACTCTGGGCGACATATTCTTGCTCGTGGTTTGTATTCTAGGAAGTTTCTTTTCTCATTTCTCGGTGTTTCTTTTTGGAATGACCGTCTTTGTGATCAAAGCCGGAACCGTGGGAATCAGAGAGAGAAAAAAACATCAGTCCGTCTTTTTTAAAAGAAGAAACATTCCTCAACTCGTCTTGCTCGTTTATTTAGGAGTGCTTCTCGCACTTCTGACGATTCTGGTCAACGTAGACTTCTACGGACAAAATTCATTCGAGAGTTTTTATAAGCTGGGTTGGAATTATCTGATCAACCTGGGTCCGTTGTTTCTCATCCTCTACGTAGGAAGTTTTCTTTTGAAGTCGGAGAAAGAACTGAGTACGATCGGAGCGAGCGCCGTGTTGTTTGTGGCTCTTCTTGTTTCCGCATACTTTTCGGTGAAACCTACGACCGGAATCAACGCGACGAAATTAAGCGCGTTTACGAAGGATCTTGTAAATTTAAAGAGTAGGGAAGTGATTCAAGCGGAGGAGAAGATCTTTGCAAGCCCCGCTGTTTCGTCTTACGTATATTTTCATTCCAAACAAAGACTTGTTTCTATTAAACCGAAGGAATGGAAGAATCGGGACTATCTCTTTTTGGAAGAAGTCTGGCTCGCGGACAAGAGAGATCTTTTAAAACGATATAAGTTTAAGAATCCACAATATGTTTTTCTATCCGGAGAACAGATTCTGATTACTGGATTTCTTACAAAAGTGATAAGCGGAGAAAAGGAAAATACGCAGATCAAGATCCAGGTGGAAAAAGCAAATTCTCAACTTCTATCTAAGAATGGGGAGAAGGGGCTCAATCGTTTTCTGACGGGAATCTTTACATCTTCTGCGTTGAGTCCGGAACAGAACCCTTGAAGTCCATCTGGAACCAAAAGAAAAATTCAAAAGATAAGAATCCGACTTCCAAAGGTCAAAAGATCGCCGTCTCCTTATCGGAATATAAAGAAAAACTAAAGTTCGGCTTAAAAGGCAAAAAAGAAGAATCTTCCGAGGACGAGGGTTTGACGATAGGAGCCAACGGACTTCCTTTTGAAACCGCGTATTGGAGGGACATCTACGGTTCCGGGACGGACGTGGACGCGACATTTAACGCAAAAGAACACGCACGTTATGCGAAATCGATCCTCAATTTGATGGAGATCAACGTAAACTCGATCGCTGACTTCGGTTTTGGAAAAGGGATTCTTTTGAAAGAGATGGTAAAGATCTTCAAGCCCGGAAGGGTTCTCGCGATCGATCCTTCGGAGCAGATGCTCGACGAACTGATCGCGCAAAAATGGATCCGCGCCTGGAACATCTCCGTCTTAAACACAACCGTTCAAGAATTAGATTTGTCTTATTTTGTTCATCTTCCTTTCGATCTTGGAATTTGCAATTCCGTTGTACAGTATATCGAGGGAGATCTCAAACCGGTCTTCGAGAAACTTCATAGAATTGTAAAGTATCTCTATTTCTCCGTTCCCACAAAAGACGACTATATAAGAATGAAAAAAGAAATCTACTTTGAAGATCCCTACGCATTCGTAAGAACTAAAAAACAATACATGAAGATGATCGAACCTTACTTCCGAAGAGTCGGTTTTAATCTTTTGGAAAGTCGCCTTGTCGCAGATTCCCGTTTTACGGATCAATTGTTTAAGGACGAATAATCCTTAATATCCCTTCCCTCCAATCCTCACCGGATCGGAGTCAAAGGATTTCACCACTTTCGTCCTTAAAAAGTTGATCCGTAAATCTTCGAATCCCAACAGATTCGCATTCTTTAAAAAACTAAACTCATCTAAGTACAACTGACTGAACTCAGGACGAATATAACTGAGCCTCGCATAAATTAAAATCACAGAGCGGATCGATACAATAGCAGATTTTTTCTGAGATTTTTCATAGTTTCGCATTCAAATTATTTCTGAAAAATTGAAAAAATACATTCAAGTAACTGAATGTATTTGTTTTTGAACCATTATTTAAGACTAAAAAAAGAATCAGGACGTAATTCTCCTAACTCAAATACACGAGTTCCTTTTCCAAAATAGACTACAAACGTTAGGCTACGTTTTTGTAAGAATAAGTATGATACAGACCGCCAAGAACGGGTGTTGCAATTAGCTCCGCTTTCCCGTTTGCAGGCGGTTTCAGGATTGGAGACGGAACAGGACTGTCTTTATTTAGAGCGAGATGGGTTCGATGATGATTGTAGAAATGAATGAACTCTTCCAACTTCGTTTCCAAATGATACTGATTGATTGGAATGAAATAATCTAAAAATTCATTTCTGCACGTCTTAACCCAACGCTCCGCGTAACAATTTTGCCAAGGAGAATAACGGGTTGTCTTTTTGTGTTTGATTCCAAATCTTTCTAAGTATTTACTAAATCGTTTCCCGAATATGGGATCGTTGTCAGACAAGAAATATTGAATCTTCTTTCCTGACTTTGCTTGTTTTCGAATTACGAGTTTCAAAACGCTCTTCATCCAATTCGTGGTTGGGTTTGTATGAATATCAAAGTGAAGGATTTGTCTTGTCCCAACATGTAAAAAGAAAACTACGCGAAAGATTTCTTTAAAATTTGCCGAGTAAGAAGTAAAGGTATCGGAAACAATCATTGTGTCCGAATGAAGGGAATAGAACTGTTTCCAAGAAAGCTGTTTTTTAGGATCAGGAGGTCTTTTGGGGATGTATTTAGAAACCGTTCGTTCTGAGCAATTGTATCCTAATTTTTGTAAAAGGCCGTGTAGTTTTGTGGCACCCCAGATTCTGTTTTCTTTTGCGACCCTGCGAATGAGTTTAATGATGTCCCAAGGGATATTGGGTCTTCCCGGTTTTTTCTTTCTTGAAATCATTGCCCAGAAGATTCTGAGTTTGTTCTTTTTCCATTCTAAGAGAGTTGCAGGAGAAACAAGAATTAAATTTTCTTTCCAATCAAAATTGCAGTAAGAAAGTAACACAAGTTTCAGTCTTTCAAAAGGTGTTGGTTGAAACTTTTTGTTTTTCCGTTTGAATGCAGTTAACTGTAATTTGAGAATTAAAATTTGGTTGGAATGTTGGGTTTGATTTTTAAAATCCGAAAAGGATCGAAAGATTAAAATGCAGTTGAGAAGCAAGGAAAGTTCAAGTAGAAGCATCTGTATTGTTTTTATCGGAGAGTTAGATTATATCGTAATAAAAAAGCATTCGGAATTTGGCCCCGTTTCTATAAAAAAGATAACGTTAGGTCTGCGCAGCTGTGGCACGAATGAAGGTGATGATAACTTTGAATCCTTGAAAAAGAAATTACACGCAAAGAGTAGAGTAATTGTTAGAAGCCGCTCTAAAGATATCTATGAGAAGTTTTGTATTCAAATAAACAGATTCAAAATCCGAATGATCTTCTTCAAGAAGGTATTTATTTGAATCAAGAATTAGCTGAACACCAATCAAGCAACCTGTAACGTAGATATCGAAATTAAATTTAGAAGAAATACGAAAGTAGTTGTCGCCCGTTCAGACTTTTACATACTTTCAAAAGGAGTTGAATTTAGAGAATTTTTTCGAGGATTCGACTCAACTGCACCGGCGGTGCGAAGGAACGATTTTTGATAAAAGAAAGATCGTTCTAAGAGAAAAATGAATTTTGTAACTCCCGCGGCAGGGATGGAAGCGTGGTCAATAAATTGCGAGTTAGAGTAATACTTTTCATATCGATATTATCTTTCAATTTATTGACCGGAGCTGAGAGCCCGGTTTCGGGGAAACGCTACTCAAAGCCTTTTCTTTCTTCCTACTCAACATTCCAAAACAATAATATCTTTTCCCCGAAAGCCGCCCTGGCCTTTTCTTCAAGCATCTCCAAATCCGACAAATACGGTAACGTTTTAGTAGAACGTGGTGTGATCACAGCAGAGCAGATGGGCACTCTGATGACGAAAGACGGTGGTCATGACGAATTGATCTCGTTGTATGATTCGAACAAACAGGCAGCCATCGAAGGTGGTCCAGCGAGTCAGAAGCTTTGGGAAGACAGCACAAGCAAAGCAGTCGAACAACTTCGTAGCGAAGGTTTGAACATTGCAATGGGAGGTCAGTCTCAGAGCGGCTTTTTCAACGATCTGCTAAACAGCTTTCAGCGGTGATGGGCTATGCGACGGACGGCAATGGTGGATTGGATGAGAATGGTGCGTTTAGTATCAGTACCTGTTTTACAGCAGGGACATTGGTCCATACGAAGACAGGAACGAAGAAGATCGAGGAGATCCAAGTTGGAGACCAGGTTCTTTCTTGGGATGAGAGTGAAGATGAGTTTGAATATAATAGAGTATCAGAGACTTATATTCGCCAAACGGATAAAATTTATAAACTGACTTATGAGAACGGCAGTTCGGTTGAAACAACAAATACGCATCCATTTTATATTGATGGCAAAGGTTGGGTTAAAGCAGAAAAACTGCAAGTAGGCGACAAATCTATTTTATCAAACGAAGAACGCTTAACGCTTCATTCAATCGAGATTGAACTAAGACAAACTACTGTGTATAACTTCCAGGTTGAAAACGCTCACACTTACTTTGTATCGGATGTTGCGATTCTGGTCCACAACGCTGACGGTTATGAAAATATGGTAAACAGATATTCGGAAGCAAGGTTATCAATCGAAAAAGATTTTAGCCAATATCAGGAATTGAAAGATAAAACTTTGGAAGAATTTGTAAAGGCAGGTGCAGATTTATTAAAAGGAACTGCAGGATCGATATTAGGTGCCGGTATTGAGGGCGGGACTGCTGCAAAAGATTTAGCTGCAGATTCAAAAACAGGGCCACTTTATGAAGAGCTGATTGCACATGATGGAGAGATTGAGAAATCGAATTTCGAAAATGATGTAAAATTGATTAATGTTTCCAAGTCAGAAAACGAAAAAGAGATGAAGATACTTTTAGGAAATCGTACATTGGATAGTTTACGTGAAAGTGACGATCCAAACGATACAAAAAGGTATCTCAAGTATTCTCAGCTGGAGGGTAATAATTTGGATCTCGATAAAATGATGGCTAATAGGACTGAGAAATACAATACATATATGAGTAAGCTTGCAGACCTAACTGCGGGCATTAAAAATCGAGATTTTGGCGCGAACTTTAATTTTCGTAGAGAGTTGAATTTCGATGCAATTGAAGGTGACTCTCCGCTCAAACATTCTCAGATTGCATTGCAACAGTTGGCTGAGTTTTCGAATGATTACAGGAACTACTTAG encodes the following:
- a CDS encoding NADPH-dependent F420 reductase, encoding MKGKKIGILGSGIVGQTLANGFLKYGAEVKIGTRDPEKLKDWLSKADKGASVGSFAEAAKFGEILVLASKGNAAKEVLKLAGGDSLDGKTILDTTNPIGDQAPVNGVLNFFTSYNESLMEQIQKEYPKANFVKCFSSVGSSLMVDPQLKGGKPSMFICGNEENAKKQTKEILDTFGWETEDMGKVEAARAIEPLCILWCIPGFLSQSWTHAFKLLK
- a CDS encoding ankyrin repeat domain-containing protein → MLTFLALPILSEGEHPNHAIGESLLKISKRANLPDAAISGNGYKAVALVGDVDGDNGPGTLGYIKNMQEVTKVLKSRGVQVAEFYSPRTPWEQIKEAIKGANIVLYAGHGIGSNLTNSPFHQKYVGGFALKGKFVSNDEVENSLKPAQGAVVLFLGACFTAGNMAYDMGVIDAEETKYRVSMYSAPFLKAGFQGYYATWAPWTAQSIIADLFTGKNFGGVYDTQTKLSEVTKLDHPEFSGGKLFYHRGVQEAKVIFDYAFAGNPNGKLSNQTTTEETKPANNPVSLTPEEQTSKNNALIKAAYKKDLKTALRLLSEGADPNTESKGWRILHLSVYFDLPELTKILLEKKADPNYQVDGYTALSLATAYERTAIIPLLEAAGGTKSRSASSKPKP
- a CDS encoding DUF1564 domain-containing protein produces the protein MDILFLSSENKIQSALIEGELGTDSILIPLSYWDVLSADEKRILRRKLPYLLRKYTKYVSCLKRLHWRAGKIKYNRGVGKMKKMSIRVNTGAWAVLGALAVAHGVSRCYLFNYMLWLDDVGVGDSVVETLNQGVPKFHGSYRMIWTLDLRQNLISRELDFEPNPMTDTFPYHLQPNSA
- a CDS encoding transglutaminase-like domain-containing protein yields the protein MSFKTRFPLFILGLAFATAPLFSQSAYPVLGWETVEKEDYTEIVPPSIDEKVRSFQGALIAGNWLFWPAILPGENGKESHGLILRNLKNGDSKRIDFGEPVRGLAWDKVKNQVYARLKKEIAVIDIDSFEVKRRVPFPATNSGWTSIGFFQEKLFGIQGNTFTFYDKENGNEIESKNVPITKIAQAYACSDKEIFLWNNDGDSNLHSYNPILNSIRDRFSVKIDGKLAPKLACRGNDFALMDPDKGYYQNLIKIGNQFYPVVAGNQILKGNLSYRFAPKKEKISFSITVTAKEKDSPESEIAVAIPPKETASQILSEESVTKFGSFQEDAQGNRTLFVKIPTLSAGQSWTEVVYSAKIARFNLDSGLSNFKTSWEDWKVDRKWNQFLEDKSVYLINDPGITSVRDQLKSETASVEGYIQAVYKHITKNLVYKQDGRFDAAPNVLQNGHGSCTEHSYAQIALLRSAGIPARLAWNWLPVSTKVELNHKIAEVWHPSFGWIPMEPLSSPRTRAGLTYAKHIIFAVLNSPSHSIIKGGDVLSNFTKPSGGASRSLEIELSSDDSISSRNLLESDSSWEDSYPKVKPILNRVLLRGEERSVE
- a CDS encoding protein kinase, with amino-acid sequence MNPSKTELAELIEGAREGEKFPLAKLISGLERTDSFEFRKNLFEELYNRGLTGRNSLTIGFTGTPGAGKSSLLGELATQFLKEKNEETMAIVAIDPSSHISGGSLLGDRTRLSLPAREKRIYFRSQPSQLELGGVNPYTYHVIRLLRCFFRYVFIETVGIGQNEIEVSKLTDLSFLVLQPLGGDQVQFMKSGIMEVPDSFILNKCDEEQLANSSYHMLITTLEFLKDMMPGKNLPPVFKTSTKTKVGIVELLEFIRKAVPSGDRSKETLLQLKKWIKNDYGNFGLRLIENLPYSSSTNFEILESLALDEIKRHLKA